One genomic window of Candidatus Deferrimicrobiaceae bacterium includes the following:
- a CDS encoding OmpA family protein, whose product MSVRTAKGLLAVCLVLSIGFLFGCAGMEYAPKKGIAYYHSELPAADRALAAAKAAGKDKECPEAYKDAEKMRDDAYKTYWVCRTEEAIAQANKATAMAKGLCPKLPLPEPMKVTAPPPPPPMAAPTASLMASPPSIDKGKCADLTWSSTNASAVSIDQGIGSVAAGGSRQVCPPTTLQYTVTVMGEGGTKTASTTLTVNPPPAAPTPIDKLTIHVNFDYDKSQIRKTDVGELQKALAFVKKYPGYTISVEGHTDSRGSDKYNQALSERRAGAVKKYLLDNGATDGDKIKAVGFGESKPIADNKSEKGMFENRRVEILIFSR is encoded by the coding sequence ATGAGTGTTCGAACTGCGAAAGGTCTGCTTGCTGTTTGCCTTGTTCTCTCCATCGGGTTTCTTTTTGGATGCGCCGGGATGGAGTACGCTCCCAAGAAGGGGATCGCGTACTACCACAGTGAATTGCCCGCCGCGGACAGGGCCTTGGCGGCAGCGAAAGCGGCCGGGAAGGACAAGGAATGCCCGGAGGCGTACAAGGATGCCGAGAAGATGAGAGACGATGCCTACAAGACGTACTGGGTATGCCGCACGGAAGAGGCGATCGCGCAGGCGAACAAGGCGACCGCCATGGCAAAAGGGCTCTGCCCCAAGCTTCCGTTGCCCGAGCCCATGAAGGTGACTGCTCCGCCTCCTCCCCCTCCGATGGCCGCACCCACCGCTTCCCTCATGGCGAGCCCCCCCTCGATCGATAAGGGGAAATGCGCGGATCTGACCTGGTCTTCGACAAACGCATCCGCCGTCTCGATCGACCAGGGGATCGGCAGCGTGGCGGCAGGCGGGTCCCGGCAGGTGTGCCCCCCCACAACCTTGCAATATACGGTCACGGTCATGGGAGAGGGCGGCACGAAGACGGCCTCGACGACCCTGACCGTGAATCCCCCGCCGGCCGCTCCCACGCCGATCGACAAACTGACCATTCATGTCAACTTCGATTACGACAAGTCGCAGATCCGGAAGACGGATGTCGGAGAACTTCAGAAGGCGCTCGCGTTCGTCAAGAAATATCCGGGGTACACGATCTCCGTGGAAGGGCACACGGATAGCAGGGGCAGCGATAAATACAACCAGGCCCTTTCCGAGAGACGGGCCGGGGCCGTGAAGAAATACCTGCTGGACAACGGTGCAACGGATGGCGACAAGATCAAGGCCGTCGGCTTCGGGGAATCCAAACCGATCGCGGATAATAAATCCGAGAAGGGAATGTTTGAGAACCGCAGGGTCGAGATCCTGATCTTTTCCCGATAG
- a CDS encoding uroporphyrinogen decarboxylase family protein translates to MGNAGKGKIELVDRVLKGEPVERPPLSLWYHFGVQYGDGPRFARLALDSFRHYDLDFLKVMNDYFYPMPEGLDAVRSGADLRRVAGFDVGDSPWREQFRALEVISAELEGEAYFLDTVFDPWNTLKRALAGENIGDLMDSEPEAVQEALGVITENLIAYCLRSLDIGSAGIFLSVPASREFMTREQFLTFGKPFASRLLEAVFRRGRMNVAHIHGDDLYFDDCLDFPVHVFHWWDRGPGGPSLSSVKERIPGCVMGGIDHKIVTRKTCSFLRQHVREGKTLGGKDRFFLANGCSIDASVNPRAIRAIVEAARLSGS, encoded by the coding sequence ATGGGAAACGCCGGGAAGGGAAAAATCGAACTCGTCGACAGGGTGCTGAAGGGCGAGCCGGTGGAAAGACCGCCGCTCTCCCTCTGGTACCATTTCGGCGTGCAGTACGGGGACGGTCCGCGGTTCGCCCGGCTTGCGCTCGACTCCTTCCGCCACTACGACCTCGATTTCCTCAAGGTGATGAACGACTACTTCTACCCCATGCCGGAAGGGCTCGACGCCGTCCGGAGCGGCGCGGACCTAAGGCGTGTCGCCGGTTTCGACGTCGGGGACTCGCCCTGGCGGGAACAGTTCCGGGCGCTGGAGGTCATCAGCGCGGAGCTGGAAGGAGAAGCCTATTTCCTCGACACGGTGTTCGACCCATGGAACACGTTGAAAAGAGCCCTGGCGGGGGAGAACATCGGGGATTTGATGGACAGCGAGCCGGAGGCCGTTCAGGAAGCCCTGGGGGTCATCACGGAGAATCTGATCGCCTATTGCCTGAGATCCCTCGACATCGGCTCGGCGGGGATCTTTCTGTCCGTCCCGGCTTCCCGGGAGTTCATGACCCGGGAGCAGTTCCTGACTTTCGGGAAACCGTTTGCGAGCCGTCTCCTGGAGGCGGTTTTCCGGCGCGGGAGGATGAACGTCGCCCACATCCACGGCGACGACCTCTATTTCGACGACTGCCTCGATTTCCCGGTCCACGTGTTCCACTGGTGGGACCGCGGTCCCGGGGGGCCCTCGTTATCGTCGGTCAAAGAGAGGATCCCCGGGTGCGTCATGGGCGGCATCGACCACAAGATCGTCACCCGGAAAACCTGCTCCTTCCTGCGCCAGCATGTGCGGGAAGGGAAAACGCTGGGAGGAAAGGACAGGTTCTTCCTGGCCAACGGCTGCTCCATCGACGCATCCGTCAATCCGCGAGCGATCCGGGCGATCGTGGAGGCGGCCCGGCTTTCCGGGTCGTAA
- a CDS encoding type II secretion system F family protein, with translation MTLPEYVLFACGAICLTVFLIRTLAPFFRSRIDHAAESTARNLRQDFLSLSSDQVRGILLSAGAVFALAATMATRDVFWILVVGSLPVLLCGMVVRHVHARRRKRIVSQLPAFLEILSGHVKAGHSIPESLQEAIPLLPPGIREEVHWLCQSIRLGTPLPDALRVWERRMACGEISMIVRPLCIAIPAGGNLYDLLTRCRDMIRAKMRQSEKMRSMTAQARLQALVLTLLPPGFIAVLSQIEPGYLARCRETSAGKTLMAIAAVLQLLGWFSIRRIMAGNR, from the coding sequence ATGACATTGCCGGAATACGTTCTTTTCGCCTGCGGGGCGATCTGCCTTACCGTTTTCCTCATTCGCACCCTGGCCCCATTCTTCCGTTCCCGTATCGACCATGCCGCGGAATCCACGGCGAGAAACCTCCGGCAGGATTTCCTGTCCCTCTCTTCGGACCAGGTGCGGGGAATCCTTCTCTCGGCCGGCGCGGTTTTCGCACTGGCCGCCACGATGGCGACACGGGACGTTTTCTGGATCCTGGTCGTCGGCTCCTTGCCCGTTCTTCTTTGCGGCATGGTGGTCCGGCATGTTCATGCGAGAAGACGAAAGCGAATCGTGTCCCAGTTGCCGGCTTTCCTCGAAATCCTTTCCGGTCATGTGAAGGCCGGACACAGCATTCCGGAATCCCTTCAGGAGGCGATCCCCCTCCTCCCCCCGGGGATCCGGGAAGAAGTCCATTGGCTTTGCCAGTCGATCCGGCTCGGTACTCCCCTCCCCGACGCGCTCCGCGTGTGGGAGCGACGGATGGCGTGCGGGGAAATATCCATGATCGTTCGCCCCTTGTGCATCGCGATTCCCGCCGGGGGGAATCTCTACGATCTGCTCACACGATGCCGTGACATGATCCGGGCGAAAATGCGGCAATCGGAAAAGATGCGGAGCATGACGGCACAGGCCCGGCTCCAGGCGCTCGTCCTGACCCTCCTCCCCCCCGGGTTCATCGCCGTCCTGTCGCAAATCGAACCCGGATATCTCGCGCGATGCCGGGAAACATCGGCAGGGAAAACCTTGATGGCGATCGCCGCCGTGCTGCAACTTCTCGGCTGGTTTTCCATCCGCAGGATCATGGCGGGAAACCGATGA
- a CDS encoding type II secretion system F family protein, translating to MKAIPFLSFGIPLFIGFFLMVRFFQRSSFPGRVSRLPDQVVAAHRKAQSRLVEGKGFSIPGGMLVTSLRGWLAGEIVWIFVLSVSIAFDPSFPSTILSFFLGLGLGFVTLFFSVREQARKQVERIRSALPVASFLFSLLLEAGMGSHSAFREVAHAIPDGPLSRELDEISRARMLGISREEALEKSRRRVPLDDYRIFLNLVRQGERLGVGLSRALREHSSKMLEGEGYRAEAAAQKAAVKLLFPLVVFIFPAVVLIIFSPIILNVWEMWGE from the coding sequence ATGAAGGCGATCCCATTCCTGTCTTTCGGAATTCCTCTGTTTATCGGCTTTTTTCTGATGGTCCGGTTCTTCCAGAGGTCGTCTTTCCCGGGCAGGGTGTCCCGGCTTCCGGACCAGGTGGTGGCTGCGCATCGGAAAGCCCAGTCCCGGCTGGTCGAGGGGAAAGGATTTTCCATTCCCGGCGGAATGCTGGTCACCTCGCTGCGCGGATGGCTGGCGGGGGAAATCGTCTGGATCTTTGTCCTGTCGGTATCCATCGCGTTCGACCCTTCTTTCCCGAGCACGATCCTTTCCTTCTTCCTCGGCCTGGGCCTCGGGTTTGTCACTCTGTTTTTTTCCGTCAGGGAGCAAGCGAGAAAACAGGTGGAAAGGATCCGCTCCGCTCTTCCTGTCGCCTCCTTCCTTTTTTCCCTCCTTCTGGAAGCGGGCATGGGATCCCACTCCGCTTTCCGGGAGGTTGCGCACGCAATTCCGGACGGCCCTCTCTCCAGGGAACTGGACGAGATCTCCCGCGCGCGGATGCTGGGAATCTCCCGGGAGGAAGCACTGGAGAAATCGCGAAGGCGGGTTCCGCTGGATGATTATCGGATCTTTCTCAATCTTGTCCGCCAGGGTGAACGACTGGGGGTCGGCCTCTCCCGCGCCCTGCGCGAACATTCCTCGAAGATGCTGGAAGGGGAAGGATACCGGGCGGAGGCGGCAGCCCAGAAAGCGGCGGTGAAACTCCTCTTCCCGCTGGTGGTCTTTATCTTTCCCGCCGTGGTCCTGATTATCTTTTCGCCCATCATCCTGAACGTCTGGGAAATGTGGGGGGAATAA
- a CDS encoding MFS transporter, which produces MDGQFGKSSRIHYGWVIVLAGGLTVFSCLGLARFAYSMLVPSMGKALDLGYDQMGFIGTGNFAGYLLAVGLSPFLMHWWGGRRTITSGLFLLAVCMVLIGRGTGFVPVLVLYFLTGVGSGLANVPMMVLVSHWFTRANRGRAAGIMLAGNGLAIIFSGMLVPFLNRSLGSGGWRSGWQILGAISFAIAVAAGLLLRDSPAELGLRPLGETGNPRAETPALPRKAAGNGIVVHLGVLYLLFGLTYMIYGTFIVTTMVAERGMAEVTAGKFWAWVGFFSLFSGPLFGMLSDRIGRKGGFMAVFAVQSISYGLAGANPGMWGLYLSIGLYGIAAWSIPTIMTAAVGDYLGPARAAAGFSIITFFFGAGQTLGPSIAGIVAKQTGSFSGSYLMAAGATGFAIVLASFLRKPHREAAEWDGNTA; this is translated from the coding sequence GTGGACGGCCAATTCGGGAAATCGTCGCGGATCCACTACGGCTGGGTCATCGTCCTCGCCGGGGGATTGACCGTCTTCTCCTGCCTCGGGCTGGCCCGGTTCGCATACAGCATGCTGGTTCCCTCGATGGGCAAGGCCCTGGACCTGGGATACGACCAGATGGGGTTCATCGGGACCGGGAATTTCGCCGGGTACCTCCTGGCTGTCGGTCTGTCGCCATTTCTGATGCATTGGTGGGGAGGGCGGCGCACGATCACGTCCGGCCTTTTCCTTCTCGCGGTCTGTATGGTCCTCATCGGCCGCGGCACGGGGTTCGTTCCCGTTCTCGTCCTCTATTTCCTGACCGGCGTCGGGAGCGGCCTGGCCAACGTCCCCATGATGGTGCTGGTTTCCCACTGGTTCACCCGGGCCAATCGCGGCCGGGCGGCCGGGATCATGCTCGCCGGGAACGGGCTGGCGATCATCTTCTCCGGCATGCTCGTCCCCTTTCTCAACCGAAGCCTGGGTTCCGGCGGCTGGAGAAGCGGGTGGCAGATCCTGGGCGCGATATCCTTCGCGATCGCCGTCGCCGCGGGACTGCTGCTGCGCGACTCCCCCGCCGAACTGGGCCTTCGGCCTCTCGGGGAAACGGGCAACCCCAGGGCGGAAACCCCGGCTCTCCCGCGGAAGGCGGCGGGCAACGGGATCGTAGTTCACCTCGGGGTCCTGTACCTTCTGTTCGGGCTCACCTACATGATCTATGGAACCTTCATCGTCACGACGATGGTCGCCGAGCGCGGGATGGCCGAAGTCACGGCGGGCAAGTTCTGGGCCTGGGTGGGGTTCTTCAGTCTCTTCTCCGGCCCCCTGTTCGGGATGCTTTCGGACCGGATCGGGCGCAAGGGGGGTTTCATGGCGGTCTTCGCGGTCCAGTCGATCTCCTACGGCCTCGCCGGCGCAAACCCGGGGATGTGGGGCCTCTACCTGTCGATCGGCCTGTACGGAATCGCCGCCTGGAGCATTCCGACGATCATGACGGCGGCGGTGGGCGACTACCTCGGTCCCGCGCGCGCGGCGGCCGGGTTCTCGATCATCACCTTCTTCTTCGGCGCGGGCCAGACCCTCGGTCCGAGCATCGCGGGAATCGTGGCGAAACAGACCGGCTCATTTTCCGGTTCCTACCTCATGGCCGCGGGGGCCACGGGATTCGCCATCGTGCTCGCTTCCTTCCTGCGGAAGCCGCACCGGGAGGCGGCGGAATGGGATGGCAACACCGCGTGA
- a CDS encoding flavin reductase family protein: protein MKKSMGARTLVFPTPVWVVGTYDKEGKPNVMAAAWGGICCSQPPCVAVSLRKATYTYGNLMERKAFTVNVPSEASCREADYIGIVSGRNVDKFAATGLTPVRSELVDAPYVKEFPLVLECKLLRTVEIGLHTQFIGEIIDVKADESVLGEGGLPDIEKVKPIVYAPEIRSYHGIGRNLGSAYSLGKTIGGKG from the coding sequence ATGAAAAAATCGATGGGCGCGAGGACTCTCGTCTTTCCCACGCCGGTATGGGTGGTGGGAACGTACGACAAGGAGGGAAAGCCCAACGTGATGGCCGCGGCGTGGGGCGGGATCTGCTGCTCCCAGCCTCCCTGCGTGGCCGTTTCCCTGCGGAAGGCCACCTACACCTACGGCAATCTGATGGAGCGCAAGGCGTTCACGGTGAACGTCCCCTCCGAGGCAAGCTGTCGCGAGGCGGATTACATCGGCATCGTCTCCGGGAGAAACGTGGACAAGTTCGCCGCCACGGGGCTTACACCCGTGAGGAGCGAACTCGTGGACGCCCCCTATGTGAAGGAGTTCCCCCTCGTCCTGGAATGCAAACTGCTGCGGACCGTGGAGATCGGGCTGCACACCCAGTTCATCGGGGAAATCATCGACGTGAAGGCGGACGAATCCGTTCTCGGGGAAGGAGGCCTCCCCGACATCGAAAAGGTAAAGCCGATCGTCTACGCGCCGGAGATCCGATCGTACCACGGAATCGGCAGGAACCTCGGCAGCGCCTACTCCCTCGGGAAGACGATCGGGGGAAAAGGCTAG